In the genome of Magnolia sinica isolate HGM2019 chromosome 2, MsV1, whole genome shotgun sequence, one region contains:
- the LOC131237096 gene encoding dehydrin ERD14-like produces MAEEQHHTYQDSENAGGEIKDRGIFDFLSKKKEEEAKPQEEVVAAEFEKVHVSESYEKKEDEKEEKPYHAEKLHRSNSSSSSSSSDEEEGEGGEKKKKKKKGLKEQLLGEKKEEEKQKGLKEKILGEKREEEKKVVETEDVTHGEATEEKKGFLEKIKEKLPGAQPKKAEDSHDSPVTVATECSGDPHGHHAGEEAKEKKGLLEKIKEKLPGYHKTEEKEETAHH; encoded by the exons ATGGCTGAAGAACAACACCATACGTACCAAGATAGTGAGAACGCAGGTGGTGAAATCAAGGATCGTGGGATATTTGATTTTTTGAGTAAAAAAAAGGAGGAGGAAGCGAAGCCTCAAGAGGAGGTTGTAGCGGCCGAGTTTGAGAAGGTACACGTGTCAGAATCCTACGAGAAGAAGGAAGACGAGAAAGAGGAGAAGCCCTATCACGCTGAGAAGCTACACCGATCAAATAGTAGCAGCTCTAGTTCG TCCAgcgatgaagaagaaggtgaaggaggagaaaagaagaagaagaagaagaagggattgaaggaGCAGCTATTGGgcgagaagaaggaagaagagaagcagAAGGGATTGAAGGAGAAGATATTGGGCgagaagagggaagaagagaagaaggtgGTAGAGACGGAGGACGTTACACATGGAGAAGCCACAGAAGAAAAGAAGGGATTCTTGGAGAAGATCAAAGAGAAGTTGCCTGGGGCCCAGCCCAAGAAGGCAGAAGATAGTCACGACAGCCCAGTGACTGTGGCCACCGAGTGCAGCGGGGACCCACATGGGCACCATGCAGGGGAGGAAGCTAAGGAGAAGAAGGGTCTGTTGGAGAAGATAAAGGAGAAGCTGCCTGGCTACCACAAGACTGAAGAGAAAGAGGAGACTGCCCACCACTGA